From the Posidoniimonas corsicana genome, the window ATGACGTGTTCGCCCACCATCCTCCGCGCCTCGCGGACGTAGAGCTGGTGCGGCCAGTGGTGGTTGTCGACGAACTCGTCCTTGGCCAACCCCCACTGCGACACCTGGTCGCGGACCTCCTGCGGCACGCGCTGGTCGTTCGCCAGGAAGTACATCAGGCCCTGCTGGTACTGCTCGTGCTCGGCGACAATCTCGCGCCGCCGTTCGTAGCTCGCGTCCGGGTAGTCGTAGTTGTAGCCGATGTTGTCGGTGCTGAACGGTCCGTGGTTGTTGGTGTCGGTCTTGCAATTGGGCATCGGGTCGAACTTGTCGAACGTCTCACGCCAGCCCGCGTCGTACACCCGGGCCAGCAGCTCGTACTGCGCGGGATCGTAGCCGGTGGGCCGCGGGAAAGGGATGCGGTTCTCGGGGCAGTTGGTTAGGCACATGCGGAAGCAGTACGCCTGGATACGTTGGTCGGCGGCGCCGTTGATACCTGGCGGCTCGCTGCTGATACGGGGCAGCAGGCCGCTGGCGGGGTCGCCGGGAACCAGGTAGGGATCGATCGGCCGGTTCAGCACACTGAAGTTGTGGCGGTGGTGGAACGCGCCCGTCTGCACCCCGTTCCATTGTTCGTCGTACTGCTGAGAAGACTCCCGCCCCACCGCGTACGATACGCCGCTGGCGGCAATCAGGTCGCCCTCATAGGTGGCGTCGATGAACACCCGCCCCGCGAACCGCTGACCGTCCAGCGTCTTGATGGCGATGACCCGGCGGCCCCGCCGCTCCACGCCGCCCTCGCGGTCCAGCCACGCGTCACGCACCACCCAGACGCCCTCCTCCTCCAGCCAGTCGTCAAGAATCTGTTCGGCCACGTGCGGCTCGAAGGTCCACCGGGTCGGTCGACCGCGATCGCCCTTGGGCACGACCAAACCGACCTTGCCGTACTCTTCGGGGGTTTGCCAACGCCACGCCTGGGGCTGCTCATAGTGGCGCCAGACGCGGTGGTAGAACTCAGCCGCCAGGCCGCCGACCTTGGATTTATTGCCGCTGTCGGTCCAGCCCAGTCCCCCGCTCGTCAGCCCGCCGATGTGCCGATCGGGGCTGACGATAACAACGCTCTTGCCCATCTGACTGGCCTGCACCGCGGCGGTTACCGCGGCGCTCGTCCCGCCGTAGATCACCAGGTCGTACTGGTCGCTGTCCGCCGCGAGGCCGTCCGGCGTGGCGCCGAGGGTCAAGAAGAACCCAAACAACGCCACAACGATCGCGCGAACGCACTGATGCCGCATCTGTATCCCCTGCGAGTATCCCAACGACTGGCGCCGCGAGCGTCTGATCCGCGCGGCGGGCGATCAGGCCCGCCGAGGACCTGAAACCCGCTAGGGTAACACACGGCGGATGCGCAGTGCGACCTTTTACAACGCCGGCACTGCCCCACTCGGACGCCGCCCGCCCCGCGTGTCGGCTGGCGCCCAGCCCCGTCCGCGGCTACCGTGAGCGTTTCACGCCCGCCGGGCGTCTCGCCTCCTCGCAACCGCAGCGTGCCCATGCCCCCACTCAAGCGCGAGGTCGGCCTCGTCGGCGCCGTGATGATGGGCCTGGGGTCGATCCTCGGCACGGGCGTGTTTGTCAGCATCGGAATCGCGGCGGGCGTGGCGGGGCCGGCGGTGGTGCTGGCGATCGCGTTGGCGGCGGTGGTCGCCACGTGCAACGCGCTGAGCAGCGCGCAGTTGGCCGCCAACCACCCGGTCAGCGGCGGCACGTACGAGTACGGCTACCGCTGGCTGACGCCCACGCTCGGCTTCTCGGCGGGGTGGATGTTCCTGTGCGCCAAGTCGGCGTCGGCCGCCACCGCGGCGCTCGGCTTCGCCGGCTACCTGCTGAACGCCGCTGGGCAAGACACGCGCTGGCTTGTGCCGGTGGCGCTGGCCGCCGTGGCGGTGCTGACCGGCGTTGTGCTGGCCGGCGTCCGCGCGTCTAACCGGGTGAACATCGCCATCGTGTCGGTGACGATCGCCGCGCTGCTGGCGTTCGTAGCGGCCGGCGCATCGCGGGTATCGGCCGAGCGGCTGGCGATGGAC encodes:
- a CDS encoding FAD-dependent oxidoreductase, giving the protein MRHQCVRAIVVALFGFFLTLGATPDGLAADSDQYDLVIYGGTSAAVTAAVQASQMGKSVVIVSPDRHIGGLTSGGLGWTDSGNKSKVGGLAAEFYHRVWRHYEQPQAWRWQTPEEYGKVGLVVPKGDRGRPTRWTFEPHVAEQILDDWLEEEGVWVVRDAWLDREGGVERRGRRVIAIKTLDGQRFAGRVFIDATYEGDLIAASGVSYAVGRESSQQYDEQWNGVQTGAFHHRHNFSVLNRPIDPYLVPGDPASGLLPRISSEPPGINGAADQRIQAYCFRMCLTNCPENRIPFPRPTGYDPAQYELLARVYDAGWRETFDKFDPMPNCKTDTNNHGPFSTDNIGYNYDYPDASYERRREIVAEHEQYQQGLMYFLANDQRVPQEVRDQVSQWGLAKDEFVDNHHWPHQLYVREARRMVGEHVMTENELLKRRPTPQPVGMGSYAIDSHNVQRYVTPEGHVQNEGDIGVSTKSAYQISYGSLVPKREECENLLAPVCVSSSHIAFGSIRMEPVFMILGQSAATAAALAIDNGVSVQEVRYTQLRERLLEDGQVLE